attaatattaataacactGGAAGTGTTTTCTTTGCTCGTGGTAATCTTTGTATCGTACAAAGAAATTCATGAATGGAACGCATGCAGGCAGCACTTGATCGATCAATCACACGGGAGAATTATTTGCATCCGTACAAATGAGAATGTATTTTTGGTCCAAGCTACAGTCAAGGAAAAAGGAATCGCCGAGACAAAACAACGAACGATAGTTTTACCCCACGAAAATCGTAATTGCGATTCGTCGCACGAGTAGCTCGCGTTTCGACCACCGTGTCGTGTGTTTCCTCAGTAAACACGGCTACAATATTGCGTGTGGTCGAAAACACTTTTTCGCGGGCGAAACGACCGACAAATCTGTCCCGGAGGACCCTCCAAAAATTCCTCGAAAGCAGTATGTGGCCCATTATCTACgcgtttcttttcaattttagtCCCTCGTGCGTCGTACTGTTGCGAACCTTTAAGTGGATCATCctattatacgtattatatgaAGACAGTCTCCGTGTTTCTTTCGGATATTGTCACTATAATTAATCTTGTAACTGAAGAAAGAACGAATGGAATTTGTCTGCACGTTGTATAGCAAAGTGACGCAAGATAGAGCCGAGCACTTCTAGTACTcgaaaaaaatgattaatcaCTTTATATGACGAGCAGAATGTgcgtgataaaaaaaaaaaaagggacacGAATTCATGGAATTTCCTTGTGAATCAACCCGCAAAACACGATGCTTGTTTTTAGATatcccttttccttttttcaatcTCGTGATGTCTATGTGATGAATGGAGGAATGTGGGCCACATAGCTGTTTGTTCTCttgatttaatataattttgcgtGGACGAAGTTACAAGTGTTCCTAAAAATACAGTATACtcgtaaaaaagaatttgaaaatactttAACTTCTTTGTTTCAAGAACAACTGACAAGCtgatattatcataattcttCTACTAACGTATTTATGTTGGTATTTATATCAAGCAAATgcgaaaaattagaattttaaattacttaaaCTGAGGCAAGAATAGATATCGACAAAGTCAGATAccaaatataattgaaatgtaGAACGGCAAACAACATTATATTTTGCTACGTACAAGatacaagtaaaaataaaattgttttagtCTCGAAGATCTTCTCGAATAACCTATACCCTACGAGATGGAGTAGTCTGTCAAAATGAGTATTTATCAACTATTACATCTCTTCCAAACAtcaaatacataattaatacaaaagtaACTTAACGAACGTTCATAAACCGATTGACGTTCCATTAGCATGAAATCTTCGAGTTCACGTTGGCCAAGGCTAGAACAAATACGGTCGGCACGAATCAAAGGATAGACCTCCAAAAAGATTGGCCATGGTAGCTTTGTCAGGCGGAAGAAATCTGCAAGCTCATGCCCTTGAAAATCCTTTCTTGCCGCATAACTCGAGTGGTCCTGTATCGGTCTCTCTCTCGACCTGCGTTCGCGTATACTCGCACACCTTGTACGCTGCTCTTCTGTTGTTGTAACACATTTCGTCCGCAGCAAACAACACCCCGCGGTTTACCTGGTAATTGCTGGAAACACCGGTCGAGTGTTTACAGTGTCATCGAGGTGCGGTGGTCACACCTTGCCGCATACGACCACTTGGAAACTACGTTTTCTTCACCTGGGACCTGCCACGGTCGAACACCTTCTCAAGGGTCAGCAAACTATTCGAAAGCTCGCTCTAACGGCGTTTTGCGCTTCAAAAAACCATAGATCAATGTGATTGATGACTTTGTTTGCAATCTCTTACGTAATTATTAGTGTATTGTCAGTGGCATAATGTTTAGGGAATTGTAGGTTCAACACTTTCACAGTGTAGTATCAAAGAGGTATACTTGCAATTGGGCAAaccattaaatattaaatttcacatCATAAATGCCATCATATGTAACgcaattattaaacatttatttcctataaaaaagttaagaatatatattttttgtatccgaTATCAGAAATGTAAGAAATCttgacaataaaaaaatatgtaattatttattttctgaatCTTGCTAGGTTTTCTCGTAGTTGTTGACTTTATCGCCTTCGACGATTAAGTTCGATATAATTGCTATATTCGCCGTAGTAAATCGTAGAGGGCGTAAGAAACACTGATTTTTTTCGAGGTCGGTATTTCAGAACACTTtcatatatcaatatttcagAATTATTTCTCACAAAATTTTTCAGCGTTCTAAGTTTCCAAATTATTTAGTACTTTTAATGAATTACAcataacaattaaattaataaattagattAACTTAGATAAACAATGTCATTACTAGTACTtcatttgatattaattttatttataattcttaacacaaatatgtaattatgttatactataaaaaacgaattttacacgaattattgtttattttaaacaaagttTTCTTTTATCCACAATATCTCTAATacatgtataatgtaataggtTTAGttgtacttttatataaattattccaaattatttcatcTTATCGTGTTTTGAATAGAATCAtcatataattaacaaaactaATTCACTTCCATTTCTTGTTGTTCTTGTTCGTCATTAGATTCCTGCATCTCTTCTTGTTCGGCTTCTtctagtttctttctttctttcagtCCTGCAGCAGGTGATCTTACAAGTGATAAATCACGTTGAACTTCTTTAATATCTCTTTCTTGTTCTAATTCACGTCCTTTACGTAATCGTTGCATTATATGTAGATTTTGTCTCCTTTGTTTGATAgtttctacttttttaatCGCATCAATTGCATTCTGCCATAATTCTCTATTATATTTAAGtggaatatttcttcttttttcaaattcaaatgaTGGATCCACTAATAACTCCTTGCCAACTGTTTTCCTATATGCTTTTGTCCATTTGACTCTCCttggatttttctttttcttaaacGCAGCATGGCACTTTGACCGACAAAACCtgaatatctataatataaatagaatatgaTACGAAGAAatgcataaattataatacttataacataatttataataattatcaattgtCCACATATTgcacaaaaatttattgttattaaatataaaaacaaggTAGTATCTAAATATACACATAACCTAAAAATAACCTAAAAGTCACCAAAAGGTTATAGTTTTAAACAATTGTTCTAAAATCATAGAAGATAACGTAGATATTATGacgaatatgtaaaaaaattctcACCTTACAATCATTTCTTACAAACTGGATTCCATGTCCCGGGTAAATCCGGGACGAACAAAAATAACATGTTTCTATACGCATGTTGCATGCACTTGTGAAACTTCGGACAATACAGACAATATAGGCACCTTAAATTAGTGGTTATGCCATCTATGAACCATTGTATGTGTCACTGTgatattttgtagaattttccaaatatacaatttttaaacgtatATAATGTTTATGATTATGTTTATGATTATGTTTATGATTAAAGCGACATAAAGAACATCTACGAAATACAATCAATAATGTAGTCAAagtaacatatattttaaggCTTCATTTTACTATCATATCATtagataattctataaaataataagtattaaaattttcacaaatagcaatattttttattgaaattgatatgtatgtaaatatatgcCAAAGCAGATCATAGCTTATTGTGTTAGAAAGGGCGAACTAAATATTAGAATCAAATTTAACTATAACATGTGTAAATTATGAACATATaatctaatttatattcatttcaattttgttaaaagATCAGTTGCTAAAAGTTAAGTTTCGCGATTAATTACATAGCTCTATCAGCGAAAAGGTATGTATCTGGTTCAATACATTATAGCGCGACATCTACTAATTAGACTGAAAATTTCTCACGAAAGTTGCAGAGTGGAGACCTCTAAGAACGTAGTTCTTCGGATTTTACTTAGTGTCCGATGAAGTTATCTCGTTTGGACATTTGTgcgtaattaagaaaaatgaacgTTGTAGCGAAATCAACGAGCATTGCTCCACTTTTAAGGTCGACGACTGTCATTTCAAATGGAATGCAACCAGTATCTGGGAAGGGTATCGTACAAAAATCAAAAATCGTCACTAAACCTGTCGTCAATCGAATGCTCAGTCAAAGTTTGTACGAATCACTTATTAAAGGATCTCTACGTGTCAGTTCAGGAATTGGAGGTTTGAGGCTTTTATTTAAACGttaatttattagatttcgtgtataaacaaaatacACTCTTAGATATTTCGATTATATAATCGTATGGCATATGCGGTACATGTCTCAAAGATTATTATTGTATCaatgtattagtttattacaaatgttgaacaaatattttccctattttaaaacattgaaatatattatttttatctttaatatcCTATTTTATACTCGATGTAGGAAACAGTATTGTCAATGAATTGATTTTTATAGCGAGTTTACTAGCGACACAGAGGAGGCTGGCGCATACCGACATTCAATGGCCAGATTTCACTGATTATCGTCATAGTGCTGTAAAAGATCCAACCGTCCCAAGCAAACATACTGCTGGTGGTCGCAAATCATTTGCGTATTTTGTAACAGCTAGTAAGTACACCTTTTAATCTTCTTTGCATTATTCCAGTTCAATCATTAccgagaaatataaatattgatttattatatagCAACTGGAGTTTGTGCGGTTTATAGTGCAAAAACAGTAGTGCATAATTTAGTAGCTTCTATGAGCGCCGCAGGTAATGTACTTGCTTTAGCAAAGATTGAAGTTAAACTTGACAATATTCCTGAAGGAAAGAATGCTGTTTTCAAATGGCGTGGAAAGCCTCTGTTTGTACGACATAGGTAAATATTActaaacataattatatatctattttctaattctatttatttaaattgaatgACGTTTGTTTTGAAATGATAATAGATCACAGAAAGAGATTGATAAAGAGGCACAGGTAGATGTTGCATCTCTTCGAGATCCACAAGTAGACACAGATCGTACACGAGATCCAAAGTGGTTGATAGTTTTGGGTGTATGTACGCATTTAGGATGTGTCCCAATTGCAAATGCTGGTGATTTTGGTGGTTACTATTGCCCTTGCCATGGCTCTCATTACGATGCCAGTGGAAGGATTAGGAAAGGTCCAGCTCCTCTAAATTTGGAAATACCACCTTATGAGTTTGTTGAGGGAAATATATTAGTTGTTGgttaatacattaatatatgtagtgaaataatatcataatttatatcaagTTTTCTCACATCCACTTggtaattatttcgaaattctttACTAaggatattattaatttagttaATAATATCTTCTATGGTTAAGTATcacaatattgaaatattataaattatggcCAAGctgtacaaataaaaaattaagctTAACCAAAATACAACTTGTTCGTATTCTTTATTCATGGTtaacgtttattaattttatcaatgtagtattttaaacaatcttacagttatatataaatttaccaaaatgaaaaataatgttatcttgttttataattattttgatgaTTTATGTATAGaatctattattatgttttattccAATTGTAAagcaaaattattatgtaaggTTATCGTAGTACAGAGAGCAGGCGTACGTAAATTTCGTAATAGCACTACATTCTATATTAGAAACATcttgaaaatcaaataaatagtCTTCCTTCCACAAGGCGGCGCCACTAATTCCGGaccaaattttcattttcaatgcGTGACAAGGGCGTCTATACGACCGACAATCTGCCGGCCGATTCTCTGTTTTCAGTCGCCTTCGCTGCTGGCAGCGTACGGACGGAAGAGTTGAGAATTTTTCGCAAAAATCGGTTATCTTTCATACATTGTCATCTTTTCACCGTCATTCTATATGATGATCCAAAAATCTTTAACCTTACGACGAGTGATTTCCGCGATCTGACATTTAAAATAAGAACGGAaatgttttgttaaaaatgagATTTTTTCTTGCGTGGAACCGGCGTTTGGTGATACGTCGTGAAAGAGTTAGAAACGAATAATTGTTTAACGACACGAAGCGAAAGTGACATTTGGAAAATTCAGAAAAGGAAGAATAGGAAAAAGGCGGGAGACGGATGCGTGGAAAACTGCTTTTTGTAagttcttatttattttacccGATATCCACGCTATTGCATTCTTATTCCTATATAATATATGGtcattttaatatacttgtggtatatattatgttatatcatGTGTTATATCATAACAAATCGTAAAAGTTTGGAACAATAACATAATATGCACAAacaatttgaaacttttaaagTAGAGCtagttttcttattttattttcaaatattcaccTGCAatgttatatgtaattaaattgtaatattataaatctcCAGTATAAGAAATCACTTTTTGGAATATACATAGGAATATCTTGTCGCTATCGTTATATTATTAGTActgtaaatttcaatattaaaattctattaaaattaaaatacttccGAATCATCTTCGACCTAATCGTGTTTTGATATCactaaaaaatttgttcagcTCAAACAAAGTATAGAAAGATTACTACTGATTTGAGTTTTATGATGagattttctttaaaacgtTGAAACTCTTTTCATttgttcaaataataataagatcgataaacaaaaatttaaaggCCGTAAGACggttgaaatatataattatattagtattataaataCCGCACGATTCTATTTCAAATGCgatcaatattataataaaatatcaaacttaACGTCGAATAATTTCTAACGTAATCGATAACCGATCGTTGCTTGAATGGATTTCAGTACACAATTTCTCGTCGCACAAATTGACCCTTACGACAACCTAGAACAATTGTTTTCGTAACCTTAACGGCGGCATATGTTTGTGTTTCTGCATGTTTGGCTCCGCCCGGTACGATGACTTCTGTACATTCGAATCATACTTTGCATTTTGCTAACGGTTCGAATAGGAGTCTCATAGTTTTTGCGACACCACTTGCGTGCCTTTCAGTTCTTGTAAACAAAGACGAGATTATGATTCATGATCGTTCGAAATTTCGGCCATTATGCTAAGGTCGGCCCTGCATATCGGAAGCCAAATTCGTTACTCGattctacatacatatatcgtgtcttatatatattcctatatatttttcttattataaataattaacattttattattgattcGCGAGTGATAACTGGAAATTGAAATCTACGCCATTTGGGACACCTCTGCTTCGACATTCGGTGAGAAGTTGATAagattcatttaatatttctaatccgtaaaatatatatcgtattactAATCGCTCAGATTATATCTGAAATATGTTATActctaaattaatattacaagtaCTAGAGTGAtaactaatatttaatttttcatagaaactttatttatttataacattgcACTTTTGGAGTTCTGTAACTTGTTCTAGGAATTGTTTGCTTCCTTGTGTCATATCTTTCcatattatcttatattttatttctagtattaaacaaaatttagtTTAGCATAGTTTTTATAGTCATACAATCTTTGAATTTTAGACTCTCCCTAATTTagacatatatacataaaatgtcACCGTTTCTCGAAATTTCAACAAGCAAAATTCTGTTACGTGTAACATTCGCTTGCGTGTAGAACTTATACCTCGGCCTTCCCGCGCACACACAATGGCAACAATTAGCACGTactcttattttccaatgaagcgTTACTTTTATCaggttttatttcattttcatagtatcaaATTATTGTAACCATATGAAAGTACTACCAAATGGTacgaaatttgatatatttggaAGCAATTAGGTAACATACTACGGTAGAACACTGTTTATCAAAACTCCATTTATTCCAACGAAAGTTTAGTTAGTGCTCGACTAACTGGTTGAATTTATCTATTTGAACGTGATGTTCAAATTAtgcgaacgaaaaataataccTGTGGGGAAAATTGATGAACCTTTATAACACGAATCTGATTATGGATATAAACTAATTTGCCCCCCTCCCCAACAAGTTCAGAAAAATGATCTTTCACTGTacgtaaataatacaataaatattttttgtttataatacACGTCTCTACATTCGTAATGCCGTCCCTGCGAATCCTATCGTAAACTGTCCCTCCGAGAAAATGGTATTTTTCGGTTGCCTCTAGTTAATTACCCATCTTGATGACATAGGACGGCCTGATCCCACCAACAAAGGCTGTAAAGTCGTTGTTGCTCGCTAGTTCCGTGCACTTTGTTATTCAACCTTCGGAAGGCAGTGTCTCTCTATGTCGATCTGGTTTACTGTTTGCAAAGCCGATGGCTAACCCTCCAGAATATTGAATATGCGGAGGACTCGTACTATTACATGGAGTATAGCTACAAGTGCAAAGCCGCGGCTACCGGACTTTTCAGATCGCTGCAACCCCATTTCCTTACCCTTCTGCCCTCCTGTGTGTgccttccttttctctttttttatttttttcttttttcttcattatGCGCCTCCGTATAAGCTGCACGGTGTGCGCGTTCTCGCATTCTAATTCTTTATGCAGCCGGCCAAGGAAATTCACAGTAGGAATGCACGGAAGGGAGGTTGCAAAATCCAGTTccccctttttcttcttctttttttttcttctcctttttccttccCTCTTTAAACCaagtgaaagagagagagtgaaCGTTTTGTGCCCTGCATTCAACTATCGGGACGCACTCGGGCGTGAGCGTGTGTGCACACACGTAGCCACACTACGTAACTTAGCCACGTGTTCGTGTTCGTGTGCGCGGGCTAGGGAAAGCGCGCGAGAGCGTTCGTTCGTTGGTCGGTGCGTGCGCGCTTCCGAAAGTGAGTGGGACACGCGGGCCTTCACGCTGAAGGAGAAGAATCAATAGATGTGCGTTGCATCTTGCCCCTCTTGTCCCCTTTTTCGGCTACCCCGCGCGCACCCCTTCTTCCTCGACAACCACTGACTCGACCTTCGCACGAAAGAGCGCCCGCTTCTCCACGATACTCTTCTATCTTCCAAAATCATCCCTCCTTTTCCATACGCCCTTTCCAGTTATGCAGTTCaatgcatatttttttctccttttttgtTCGTCGTTCAGAgagatttcttcttttcgagGAAATTGATTCGgtgaaacgttttatttcgcTGGGGTAGAATGTTTAGGTGTTCTTGTTTTTTGGGACAAGGTGGTGTAGTGGTTCGGGGTTTGCTGTCGCTCcaattttttagatattagTAACAAAGAtgggaatttttaaattgcgtTGGCCTATAAATTAACTGTATATGATTTGGTAGGTGGataattcgttgaaatttgatattttgtatatttttataaattagtaaGCACATCGTtcaaaggaagaaacgatGGTAAGATAAGACGCTTTATGCTTAGACAGCTACATAGCTTTGTGCGTATCCGTTTTTTAATCTTAGAATGTCCCGGAATTATTGTCGCACACAGCATAATGGAAACACTGTCGATTTTAATCTCCCAAATGAAAGatacaaatattgtatattccttcgaaattaattttcattttcaagcttaatttattttaatcccTCATAATTTCTCGAAGATCGTGTCTTCGAGGGTGGAATCAGCCGTACGTATGAGAAAGTCTCAACGATTTCGTTAACGTCGTTGATCAATTTTGCGCATCGTTTGTCCTTCCCAGGTCTTACGACTATTCTAGTTTCTGTcatataaatgattttatcGCACCGAAATTCGACGCGTAAATCTAGATACACAGGCGGATAAACGTCGTATATGCCAGCAAAATAGAGTGACTCGAACCGTATAGTTGAATCGTGAGTTTAACGTCGACACTAGCCGGTTACATCGATTAGAAGTACAAATACCTGTCCGTGTAGCAACCGTCCTCTTGGCCGAATACcactgaattatttaaatgaggAATCGTCGTTTAATGATGCTCGTGTCGCTTCCCTTTTCCCTTCTATTTAGTTATTCACACTGTGTATTTTCTTTGCATATAGCGTCCTGTACGTGTTTTTATTAGTtggatatattatttatttttatgatatattttattatatttatgaagaaGATATAACTTTAAGATAATAGTTCATCATAGAATGATTTATAGATTtgatgaatataatttttattgaaagaaaacacAGTTTCTTTAGAATAATTGAGTGTCATAGAATAATCTAGAGGCAAatgttctaatattttataatttatgattaataataattcgttaattacgttatagtggtctacaaaataaattttccattcggTAGAACTAGCTGCACTATGCATTGAAGGGGATACGAGAaactttcaaaaatttatttaataaataacaaataaaaattcgaaacagGATAGACGCGTATTCGTCGCATCGTTGTTCGTTTCGTTCGCATCCTCTGCAATCGTTGCAGTTGAATGCACCACAGAACGCATAGTAACGCACGTGTACCAACGTACTCGCGTATTTATTGATCTATCTGCTGGCGTTTATCTGTGTATCGCAGCCCTCAAGTTCGGAGGGTTGCACAGGGTGCAACCTTTAACGCGTGTACACGTACACACATAAGTCCAGCAACAGGGTTTCTACCACAACCCTTGGCGCAAATCTCCTAGATGAAACTAGTTTACGAACAGCTTTACCCATTTCGCATTATATACCTATTCGTCTTCCTTCATTCTCCAAATCTTTCTTCAACGACCCCATTATACCTCTTAAACCCacaaaaaagggaaagaattaaaaagatcTTTAAAAGTGAAAGCCAACGATCCAAAAAGCAACAGTCGAGGTATCAACTCCATGATTTATCGTTGGATCGTAGATGGCCACAGGAATTcacaatagaatatttaatatcgaaatatacgtgtatgttatatttacttaatattttacactttACGCACTAAAAATTATCATCAACCATTCTCATCGCGtctatataacaaattataatatatagcaaaatatacaaaacaaaatatgACAATTCAACGcaagataaaatttgaaatcgagTATTCCGACACAATAATAGCAGTTGAGGGTTGAAAGTTGCATTTTACATTGAGAAGATGAGCAAACAGGAAAAATACAAACTGAAACAGGAACTCAGAAAAAATCGACGTAAGCGGGCGCAAGTAATCGTAATAGCGCGTAGCGTAGGCGAATTCTAGAAACGAAGGTAGCCCATGAAGAAAGGGTGAATGGGTTAGTCcggagagagaagaaaagacaaagagagaaagggaggcaCAGGTGAAAGTGAAGCGAAGGTGGTCGAGTTAGAGCGATGTTTGGGAGGGTGAAAGGAGGTTAATGATTAGTTCTTCCGAGGTCGGGGGCTGTTGCCGGGTGCAGGTTGCCTGGCTCTCTTCAGACCGCCCCCCGTTAACCCTCCGCTGCCCCCGAGGACATCACCCCTCTCGTCCCTCCGGCACCCTCCCGGTTTTTCGCCCTTCAATCCCCTCCGTACTCGCCGATTCTGCCAACCTCCAAAATTTCAGACCCTACCACCGACGCAGCTCTACGCATACCGTGAGGGTGTGAGAGCTTGCAAGGTTGTTCTCCCCTCCACGTTGTTGCCGCTATCTTCAGGAACGTAGGCAGCTAGGGCGCGCGGAATTTCTCGTTGGCACGCGTCcgaaaaatttttctatcggCTCGCCAGTCTCCTCTCGTACAATGCACATCGTGCTGGATCGTTCTTGACTAAGGACGAAAAATCTCCAGGGGATTCCGGTATGCGAAACAATGCCTTAATTATCGAGCGATCTCAGTTATTCGAACCATGGGACGAAATAGGGGATCACAATGTGAACGCTTTGGACGCCCGTTTCCTGCGTTCgtcaaattttaattgttaggGATACGGTGGTCGTTGGTCCCATTTTTGAGTTGCAAGATGTTCGAGATGTGGTTACGTTTTAGCTAAATCTTGGGTCAGgtgtttattttcatttgaacTTATGAATTtgtgtttgattttatattatttgctaATTTAAGACTTGGTTATGATATTGTTTCGAGGAAGTAGAACGTATAATTAGTTTATCATTGTCCTAGTCTATAAAGTATGTAAATTCATCCAATGTTGAATGAAAGTTAAGGTATACATTGTACACGTGTCTTTAATACTTTGCCAATTTCATAAACAGACCAGgtgtttctaattaattttattcgtactaTTGTAATTTGACAAATGAAAATGGGAATT
This Bombus pascuorum chromosome 1, iyBomPasc1.1, whole genome shotgun sequence DNA region includes the following protein-coding sequences:
- the LOC132908550 gene encoding cytochrome b-c1 complex subunit Rieske, mitochondrial-like isoform X3, coding for MNVVAKSTSIAPLLRSTTVISNGMQPVSGKGSLRVSSGIGGNSIVNELIFIASLLATQRRLAHTDIQWPDFTDYRHSAVKDPTVPSKHTAGGRKSFAYFVTATTGVCAVYSAKTVVHNLVASMSAAGNVLALAKIEVKLDNIPEGKNAVFKWRGKPLFVRHRSQKEIDKEAQVDVASLRDPQVDTDRTRDPKWLIVLGVCTHLGCVPIANAGDFGGYYCPCHGSHYDASGRIRKGPAPLNLEIPPYEFVEGNILVVG
- the LOC132908550 gene encoding cytochrome b-c1 complex subunit Rieske, mitochondrial-like isoform X4, whose translation is MNVVAKSTSIAPLLRSTTVISNGMQPVSGKGSLRVSSGIGASLLATQRRLAHTDIQWPDFTDYRHSAVKDPTVPSKHTAGGRKSFAYFVTATTGVCAVYSAKTVVHNLVASMSAAGNVLALAKIEVKLDNIPEGKNAVFKWRGKPLFVRHRSQKEIDKEAQVDVASLRDPQVDTDRTRDPKWLIVLGVCTHLGCVPIANAGDFGGYYCPCHGSHYDASGRIRKGPAPLNLEIPPYEFVEGNILVVG
- the LOC132908581 gene encoding probable ribosome biogenesis protein RLP24, with product MRIETCYFCSSRIYPGHGIQFVRNDCKIFRFCRSKCHAAFKKKKNPRRVKWTKAYRKTVGKELLVDPSFEFEKRRNIPLKYNRELWQNAIDAIKKVETIKQRRQNLHIMQRLRKGRELEQERDIKEVQRDLSLVRSPAAGLKERKKLEEAEQEEMQESNDEQEQQEMEVN
- the LOC132908550 gene encoding cytochrome b-c1 complex subunit Rieske, mitochondrial-like isoform X1, producing the protein MNVVAKSTSIAPLLRSTTVISNGMQPVSGKGIVQKSKIVTKPVVNRMLSQSLYESLIKGSLRVSSGIGGNSIVNELIFIASLLATQRRLAHTDIQWPDFTDYRHSAVKDPTVPSKHTAGGRKSFAYFVTATTGVCAVYSAKTVVHNLVASMSAAGNVLALAKIEVKLDNIPEGKNAVFKWRGKPLFVRHRSQKEIDKEAQVDVASLRDPQVDTDRTRDPKWLIVLGVCTHLGCVPIANAGDFGGYYCPCHGSHYDASGRIRKGPAPLNLEIPPYEFVEGNILVVG
- the LOC132908550 gene encoding cytochrome b-c1 complex subunit Rieske, mitochondrial-like isoform X2; amino-acid sequence: MNVVAKSTSIAPLLRSTTVISNGMQPVSGKGIVQKSKIVTKPVVNRMLSQSLYESLIKGSLRVSSGIGASLLATQRRLAHTDIQWPDFTDYRHSAVKDPTVPSKHTAGGRKSFAYFVTATTGVCAVYSAKTVVHNLVASMSAAGNVLALAKIEVKLDNIPEGKNAVFKWRGKPLFVRHRSQKEIDKEAQVDVASLRDPQVDTDRTRDPKWLIVLGVCTHLGCVPIANAGDFGGYYCPCHGSHYDASGRIRKGPAPLNLEIPPYEFVEGNILVVG